In one Alphaproteobacteria bacterium genomic region, the following are encoded:
- a CDS encoding alpha/beta fold hydrolase, producing MAHQFLFLHGWTMHGGIFDDLISRLGDNCICAAPDLPGHGSAKARPPTLDDCADVLASALDALGPDPVIPVGWSMGAAAVWRYIRRHGTGKVTGLVTVDMSPRVSPAKDWPHGLIGQTEESVAASTARFETDWHSATESIAATMFGSPEGAPRFSRSDALRIIRGHSPAAMRALWHDLVALDERALIPQIDVPYLVCSGQRSRVYPEAASRWIADQAPQSRHAVFEMSGHSPHLEEPAAFAHTLLDFADQL from the coding sequence GTGGCGCACCAGTTCCTGTTTCTGCATGGCTGGACAATGCATGGCGGTATTTTCGATGACCTGATCTCAAGGCTGGGGGATAACTGCATCTGTGCCGCCCCCGACCTTCCCGGACATGGGAGCGCCAAGGCACGACCGCCGACACTGGACGATTGTGCAGATGTCCTCGCGTCCGCCCTCGACGCGCTTGGTCCGGATCCGGTCATTCCCGTTGGCTGGTCGATGGGCGCGGCCGCGGTGTGGCGGTACATCCGCCGGCATGGAACTGGGAAAGTCACCGGCCTGGTCACTGTGGACATGAGCCCCAGGGTCAGTCCGGCCAAAGACTGGCCGCATGGCCTGATAGGTCAGACCGAGGAATCCGTCGCCGCATCGACCGCACGGTTCGAGACGGATTGGCATTCTGCGACCGAGAGTATCGCGGCGACCATGTTCGGATCACCGGAGGGCGCGCCCCGGTTCAGCCGGTCCGATGCACTGCGTATTATTCGCGGACACTCCCCTGCTGCAATGCGCGCGCTATGGCATGACCTGGTGGCCCTTGATGAACGGGCGCTTATTCCGCAGATCGACGTGCCCTATCTGGTATGTTCCGGTCAGCGCAGTCGCGTTTATCCGGAGGCCGCCTCACGCTGGATCGCCGACCAGGCACCGCAAAGCCGTCATGCGGTCTTCGAAATGTCCGGCCACTCACCTCATCTCGAAGAACCGGCGGCCTTTGCACATACTCTACTGGATTTTGCCGACCAACTCTGA
- a CDS encoding phosphate acetyltransferase, giving the protein MLNVGQSASVARRYSRTDLERFSALAGADPGDHVPEPLIAALFSYLLGVKLPGAGTNYLKQELHFNLPAPLDTNLTASVEVTRLRPDKHLVDLWARCVTPDGTVICEGRSLVKAKDVAGGF; this is encoded by the coding sequence ATGTTGAATGTCGGTCAGTCAGCGTCCGTTGCCCGCCGCTACTCCCGCACCGACCTGGAGCGTTTCTCAGCGTTGGCGGGCGCGGACCCGGGCGATCATGTCCCGGAACCGCTGATCGCCGCGTTGTTCTCCTACCTTCTGGGCGTCAAGCTGCCTGGGGCGGGCACGAACTATCTCAAGCAAGAACTGCATTTCAACCTGCCCGCACCGCTGGATACAAACTTGACCGCGAGCGTGGAAGTCACCCGCCTGCGCCCGGACAAGCACCTGGTCGACCTTTGGGCGCGTTGTGTGACGCCGGACGGGACGGTGATCTGTGAGGGGCGCTCCCTGGTCAAGGCGAAGGATGTCGCCGGAGGATTCTAG
- a CDS encoding MaoC/PaaZ C-terminal domain-containing protein codes for MIDLSARWVPTQAEFDAFAAVSGDDNAIHVDPAFSARTAFGRTVSHGMLIYSKLWGLLQQARPGVRQRIQTMMFPNPAFAEEEIALSVIETAPGKLAFRAMRVADGAEVLVGEAEIEC; via the coding sequence ATGATTGACCTGTCCGCGCGTTGGGTGCCGACCCAGGCGGAATTCGATGCCTTTGCGGCGGTATCTGGCGACGACAATGCAATCCATGTGGACCCGGCATTCTCCGCCAGGACCGCATTCGGTCGTACGGTAAGTCACGGCATGCTGATCTATTCGAAACTGTGGGGGCTGTTGCAACAGGCGCGTCCGGGCGTCCGGCAGCGCATTCAGACCATGATGTTTCCCAATCCGGCCTTTGCCGAGGAGGAGATTGCCTTGTCGGTAATCGAAACAGCGCCTGGAAAGCTTGCCTTCAGGGCCATGCGTGTTGCCGACGGGGCGGAGGTTCTGGTTGGCGAGGCAGAAATCGAATGTTGA
- a CDS encoding AMP-binding protein, which translates to MSDLLPDMAMKRAELSCDDLAFHDAISGQDWSFSAINAAADAIACGFRSMGLEEGERVAILCHNCAEFFLALFACQKTGVILCPLNWRQPAAELVETLATVTPRALIHDRAMAETAADVARRSGVPLVGTDGDLKSWIAAGGPPLRAAIPADRPWYLLFTSGTTGRPKSVIQTAKMAWANAVNIGQAIGLTGADRSINFLPLFHTAGINLYTLPVFLNGGFSTILPKFDADRVMALLEGGGVTQFFGVPAIYQAFSLLHDIDAVDWAGIRCGCGGAPLSEPLIRFFSQRGAYVLNGFGMTETGPTVFLMDARHAAEKIGSVGRAQMLTEVRLAGVPDGVSGEGEIQLRGPNITPGYFQNPEATEKTFTEDGWLQSGDVGRRDADGYYFIVDRIKDMYISGGENVYPAEVERVLIAHPAILECAVIGIADDKWGEVGAAFITLRPGETLSAETLRPWCRERLAAYKVPAIVRIVEDFPRTAAGKVRKPELRKLLDHD; encoded by the coding sequence ATGTCTGATCTGCTCCCGGACATGGCGATGAAACGCGCGGAACTTTCGTGCGATGATCTGGCGTTTCACGATGCCATTTCCGGTCAGGACTGGAGCTTCTCCGCCATAAACGCGGCTGCCGACGCCATTGCATGTGGCTTCCGATCGATGGGGCTGGAGGAGGGGGAGCGCGTTGCCATCCTCTGCCACAATTGCGCGGAGTTCTTTCTGGCGTTGTTCGCCTGCCAGAAAACGGGCGTCATCCTGTGTCCGTTGAACTGGCGACAGCCTGCCGCCGAGCTTGTTGAGACGCTGGCCACCGTCACCCCCAGGGCCCTCATCCATGATCGGGCGATGGCTGAAACGGCCGCAGACGTCGCGCGGAGGTCGGGAGTTCCGTTGGTTGGGACGGATGGCGATCTCAAGTCTTGGATCGCCGCGGGCGGGCCGCCGCTGCGCGCCGCCATTCCCGCTGATCGTCCCTGGTACCTGCTTTTCACTTCGGGCACGACAGGGCGGCCCAAGTCGGTCATACAGACCGCAAAGATGGCCTGGGCGAATGCCGTGAATATCGGTCAGGCCATCGGCCTGACCGGGGCTGACAGGTCGATCAATTTCCTGCCCCTGTTTCATACCGCCGGTATTAATCTTTATACGCTTCCGGTTTTTCTGAATGGCGGTTTCTCCACCATCCTTCCGAAGTTTGACGCGGATCGGGTCATGGCCCTTCTCGAGGGCGGTGGCGTGACGCAGTTCTTTGGCGTCCCTGCCATCTATCAGGCCTTCTCGCTGTTGCATGACATCGATGCGGTGGACTGGGCCGGCATTCGCTGTGGCTGCGGCGGTGCACCGCTGTCGGAACCCTTGATCCGGTTCTTTTCGCAGCGCGGCGCCTATGTCCTGAACGGTTTCGGAATGACCGAAACCGGCCCGACGGTCTTTCTGATGGATGCCCGCCATGCCGCGGAGAAGATCGGCTCTGTCGGGCGGGCGCAGATGCTGACGGAGGTTCGGCTGGCCGGCGTACCGGACGGAGTGTCCGGTGAAGGCGAAATCCAACTGCGTGGGCCCAACATCACACCGGGCTATTTCCAGAATCCCGAGGCAACGGAGAAGACCTTTACCGAAGATGGCTGGCTGCAAAGCGGCGATGTCGGAAGGCGTGATGCGGATGGCTATTACTTCATCGTCGATCGTATCAAGGACATGTACATTTCCGGCGGCGAGAACGTCTATCCGGCCGAGGTCGAGCGTGTCCTGATCGCTCACCCGGCCATTCTGGAATGCGCCGTGATCGGCATTGCAGACGATAAATGGGGCGAGGTCGGTGCGGCCTTCATTACATTGCGACCCGGTGAAACCTTGTCGGCGGAGACATTGCGGCCCTGGTGCCGGGAAAGACTGGCCGCGTACAAGGTGCCCGCAATTGTCCGGATCGTAGAAGACTTCCCGCGCACCGCCGCCGGCAAGGTACGGAAACCGGAACTGAGAAAGCTGCTGGACCATGATTGA
- a CDS encoding enoyl-CoA hydratase/isomerase family protein, with the protein MNELVRLDLRDLPTGERCHFIRLDAPRANALEPGLLDALQSALDAVIDSGVERVVLSGGRNFSTGGDVGRFHDAAESGTVLEYANAVVPRLQKCVYRMMAAPVIFAVAARGAITGGSAGFLFAADLSVLSSEAFVQPYYGTVGFAPDGGWTAVLPDLIGISAAQNWLLTDRRVSAGDAVGLGIATAVDDDPESRCVELLARIDVDSALAAKRLLWNAERLPRVRDGLSRETAAFCSLIGSDLVKARMARFLGREEAAGNV; encoded by the coding sequence GTGAACGAACTGGTAAGGCTGGATCTGCGTGATCTGCCGACCGGGGAGCGTTGTCATTTCATTCGGCTCGACGCGCCCCGTGCCAATGCTCTTGAACCTGGACTTCTCGACGCCCTCCAATCTGCGCTGGATGCGGTGATCGACAGCGGTGTCGAGCGGGTCGTTCTCTCGGGCGGCAGGAACTTCTCGACCGGCGGCGATGTCGGACGTTTTCACGATGCTGCGGAATCCGGAACGGTTCTGGAATACGCAAATGCCGTTGTGCCCCGCCTTCAGAAATGCGTCTATCGCATGATGGCGGCACCGGTGATCTTCGCCGTGGCGGCACGGGGTGCCATCACAGGCGGGTCCGCCGGCTTTCTATTCGCCGCCGACTTGTCGGTACTGTCTTCTGAGGCCTTTGTTCAACCGTACTATGGGACCGTGGGATTCGCACCCGACGGCGGCTGGACGGCGGTACTGCCTGACCTTATCGGAATTTCCGCAGCGCAGAATTGGCTCCTGACCGATCGCCGCGTTTCCGCCGGTGACGCCGTTGGGCTCGGCATTGCTACGGCAGTTGATGACGATCCGGAATCCCGATGCGTGGAGTTACTTGCGCGGATCGATGTCGACAGTGCGTTGGCTGCAAAGCGATTGCTCTGGAACGCGGAGCGCCTGCCCCGTGTCCGGGACGGTCTATCACGGGAAACAGCGGCCTTTTGCAGCTTGATTGGCTCGGACCTCGTGAAGGCCCGCATGGCGCGTTTCCTTGGCCGGGAAGAGGCCGCCGGCAATGTCTGA